Proteins found in one Methylobacter sp. S3L5C genomic segment:
- the trxB gene encoding thioredoxin-disulfide reductase: MNNPKHCRLLILGSGPAGYTAAIYAARANLKPVIITGMQQGGQLTTTTEVDNWPGDVEGLQGPDLMERMRLHAERFETEIIFDHIHTADLSARPFTLTGDSGTYTCDALIIATGASARYLGLESEEAFKGRGVSACATCDGFFYRNKPVAVIGGGNTAVEEALYLANIASTVTVVHRRDKFRSEKILSDKLIEKSKNGNVVIEWNSSLDEVLGDDMGVTGIRIKNTLDNSTKDLDVHGVFIAIGHTPNTGIFEGQLDMDHGYIKVKSGITGNATATSVEGVFAAGDVMDSVYKQAITSAGAGCMAALDAEKFLDELV, translated from the coding sequence ATGAATAATCCCAAACACTGTCGTCTTTTAATTCTTGGCTCCGGTCCTGCAGGTTACACCGCTGCTATTTATGCCGCACGTGCCAACCTAAAACCTGTAATCATCACCGGCATGCAACAAGGTGGGCAATTAACCACCACCACAGAAGTTGATAACTGGCCAGGTGACGTTGAAGGCTTGCAAGGCCCTGATCTCATGGAAAGAATGCGTCTGCATGCAGAACGCTTCGAAACAGAGATTATTTTTGATCATATCCATACTGCTGATTTATCAGCGAGACCCTTTACATTAACAGGTGATTCAGGCACTTATACTTGTGATGCACTCATTATTGCGACCGGTGCTTCAGCTCGCTATTTGGGTCTGGAGTCTGAAGAAGCATTTAAAGGCCGGGGCGTTTCTGCTTGTGCAACCTGTGACGGATTTTTCTACCGCAATAAACCGGTAGCCGTTATCGGTGGCGGCAATACAGCCGTTGAAGAGGCACTTTATTTGGCCAATATTGCTTCAACAGTCACTGTTGTTCATCGCCGCGACAAATTTCGTTCTGAAAAAATTCTGTCTGATAAATTGATTGAAAAATCAAAAAACGGCAATGTCGTTATTGAATGGAATTCCTCTCTGGATGAAGTACTTGGCGATGACATGGGCGTTACCGGTATCAGAATTAAAAATACGCTTGATAACTCAACCAAAGATCTGGATGTACATGGTGTTTTTATTGCCATTGGACACACCCCTAATACCGGAATTTTTGAAGGCCAACTGGACATGGATCACGGCTATATTAAAGTAAAAAGCGGTATTACCGGAAATGCTACGGCAACCAGCGTGGAAGGGGTTTTTGCTGCGGGTGATGTGATGGACTCTGTTTATAAACAAGCAATTACTTCAGCTGGCGCAGGGTGTATGGCAGCTCTGGATGCAGAAAAATTTCTTGATGAATTAGTTTAG
- the aat gene encoding leucyl/phenylalanyl-tRNA--protein transferase, with protein MQLTVLDPDNPEQDFPALNKALREPDGLLAIGGCLSEKRLLNAYRHGIFPWYNPDEPILWWSPDPRLVLFPDKLIVSRSLRKTLRKNVFTVTFDQAFNKVIAACAEPRQESAGTWITEDIEQAYNILHQQGFAHSAEAWLDGELVGGLYGVAIGRVFFGESMFHTKTDASKVVFASLVEQLKIWDYQLIDCQVHTTHLASFGAVNCDRNNFIKLLNKYCDNPADSSAWHLK; from the coding sequence ATGCAACTAACTGTTCTTGACCCTGATAACCCGGAGCAGGATTTTCCTGCCTTAAATAAAGCTCTGCGCGAACCGGACGGGTTACTTGCGATTGGCGGTTGCTTGTCAGAAAAACGTTTGTTAAATGCTTATCGGCATGGAATTTTCCCTTGGTATAATCCGGACGAGCCCATTCTGTGGTGGTCACCCGATCCCAGATTGGTTTTATTCCCGGATAAATTAATTGTTTCTCGGAGCCTCCGAAAAACGCTACGCAAAAATGTCTTTACAGTGACCTTTGACCAGGCTTTTAACAAAGTTATTGCTGCCTGTGCAGAACCTCGGCAGGAAAGTGCAGGCACCTGGATAACAGAGGATATAGAGCAAGCTTATAACATACTCCATCAACAGGGTTTTGCCCATTCTGCAGAAGCCTGGCTGGACGGTGAATTAGTTGGTGGTTTATACGGTGTTGCTATAGGACGGGTTTTTTTTGGCGAATCCATGTTTCATACCAAAACAGATGCCTCAAAAGTTGTTTTTGCCAGCCTGGTTGAGCAGCTTAAAATCTGGGATTATCAATTAATTGATTGCCAGGTACACACAACACATTTAGCAAGCTTTGGTGCGGTAAACTGCGATCGTAATAATTTTATAAAGTTACTCAATAAATATTGTGATAATCCTGCCGACTCATCAGCCTGGCACTTAAAATGA